Genomic segment of Sarcophilus harrisii chromosome 4, mSarHar1.11, whole genome shotgun sequence:
ATTTACCTCAGGGGTATTCCCCATATTACCTTAAGTTATAAATGTCTTGAGGAAAACTGGTGGGGAATAcaacttttggttttgttttgtttttgttttactgcaGAAATCTATATTAGATTCCATATATGTAAGAACAGTAGAGAGAgactagagaagaaagaaaagtagagaaagaataaCAGCTCATAggcatatatatacaggaagaaAGAACTGGAGCTGAGACAATAGTGTTTCTTGAGATAACAGAGAAGAGAACTGGGATTATAGGATGATAAGAGTGAGAGAACAAattggagaagagaaataaagagaagagacATTTGGGAAAGAAGAATAATGGTACTAGAAGGGATGGGCATACTTATTTGTCCTGAACTTCCATAAGTTGCCccctctataataataatatattatattttcttgatgCTTTTTatcctttacatttttctctctattgATATAGATGATAGCATCGTGAGGCAGGGAATACAGGTAGTTAgatccattttttaaatatggaaattGAAGCCCCAAGAAGTTACAGAATTTGaccaaaatcacacaactagtaagtgtgaGAGGCAGGACCTGTATGTGAAAGCAATGCAAGGACTATTCAGAGAATAACTTGAGATGTGCATTTTTCCATAGCTAAAGATTCAAAGAAGAAGAGAAACCCTAAAGATAAACCTACTCCAGCACCTCCAGTTGTGGAGGACACAGGAAGTGGATTAGACAAACCCACTGTTGCTCCTGACACTGGTGTTCCTACCTCTCGGCCCACTCAAGTCACCACAACCCTTAAAGTGACTACAGCAGCACCTCTAGCAGCTTCCAAGGAGAGTAAAAAGGTCACATCAAAAGAGACAACAACTGAAAAGGAGACATCCACAGCTGCTAAAGAGACAACAATTGTAACTAGAGAGGTGACTAATACAGATAAACAGACCTCAACTACAGCTAAAGAGGCAACTACTTCAGCAAAAGAAACACTGACTACAGAGACAATGACAGCTGCTAAAGATGCTAAGCCCACAACCAAGGACCCTGAGCCTACGCCTGAGAACCCTAAATCCACAACTAAAGACCCCAAACCTACACCAAAAGACCCCAAACCTACACCTGAGGACCCTAAGCCTACACCCAAAGACTCCAAACCTACACCCAAAGACCCCAAACCTACACCTGAGGACCCTAAGCCTACACCTAAAAACCCTAAACCTACACCTGAGGACCCTAAACCCACACCCAAAGATCCTAAACCTACACCAGCAGACCCTAAGCCTACACCCAAAGACCCTAAACCTACACCAGCAGACCCTAAGCCTACACCCAAAGACCCTAAACCTACACCAGCAGACCCTAAGCCCACACCCAAAGATTCCAAAGCTACACCTGAGGACCCTAAACCCACACCCAAAGATCCCAAAGCTACACCTGAGGACCCTAAACCAACACCTGAGGACCCTAAACCCACACCCAAAGATCCCAAAGCTACACCTGAGGACCCTAAACCTACACCTGAGGACCCTAAACCTACACCTGAGGAACCTAAACCCACACCCAAAGATCCCAAAGCTACACCTGAGGACCCTAAACCTACACCTGAGGACCCTAAACCCACACCCAAAGATCCCAAAGCTACACCTGAGGACCCTAAGCCCACACCCAAAGACTCCAAACCTACACCTGAAGACCCTAAACCTACACCTGAGGATCCTAAACCCACACCTAAAGATCCCAAAGCTACACCTGAGGACCCTAAACCTACACCTGAGGACCCTAAACCCACACCCAAAGATCCAAAAGCTACACCTGAGGCCCTCCCACACCCAAAGACTCCAAACCAACCTGAAGCCCTAAACCTACAACCAGGACCCTAAACCCACACCTAAAGTCCAAGTTACACCTGAGGGATCCTAAACCTCCGGGACCCTAAACCCACCCAAAGATCCCAAAGCTACACCTGAGGACCCTAAGCCCCACCCAAAGACTCCAAACCTACACCTGAAGACCCTAAACCTACACCTGAGGATCCTAAACCCACACCTAAAGATCCCAAAGCTACACCTGAGGATCCTAAACCTACACCTGAGGACCCTAAACCCACACCCAAAGATCCCAAAGCTACACCTGAGGACCCTAAGCCCACACCCAAAGACTCCAAACCTACACCTGAAGACCCTAAACCTACACCTGGGATCCTAAAACCCCACCTAAAGATCCCAAAGCCACCTAGGATCCTAAACCTACACCTGAGGACCCTAAACCCCACCCCAAAGATCCCAAAGCTACCCTGAGGACCCTAAGCCCACACCAAAGGGCCCAAACCTACCCTAAGACCCTAAACCTAACCGGGATCCAAAACCCACCCTAAAATCCCAAAGCTACACCAGGATCCTAAACCCACACCTGAGGCCCAAACCCACCCAAAGATCCAAAGCTACCCTGAGGACCCTGGGCCCACCCAAAGACTCCAAACCTACACCTGAAGACCCTAAACCTCACCTGAGGATCCTAAACCCCAACCTAAAGATCCGCCACACCTGAGGTCCTAAACCACACCTGAGGACCCTAAACCCCAAAAGATCCCAAAGCACACCTGAGGACCCTAAGCCCCCCCAAAGACTAAAACCTAACCTGAAAACCCTAAACCTGCAACTGAGGATCCTAAACCCACATAAAGATCCCAAAGCTACACCTGGGACCCTAAACCTACACCTAGGGACCAAACCCACACCCAAAGATCCCAAAGCCACCTGAGGGACCCTAAACCTACACCTGAGGACCCTAAACCCACACCCAAAGATCCCAAAGCTACACCTGAGGACCCTAAGCCCACACCCAAAGACCCCAAACCTACACCTGAAGACCCTAAACCTACACCAGAGGACTCTAAGCCCACACCTGAAGATATAACTTCTGTACCTACTACACCTGAAGTGACTACAGTTTCTAAGGATAAAGTAACTGAAAAAGATACACCTGCTACTCCAAAAGTTACAACTGCTTCCCCAAAGGTGACAAGTACAACCACTAAAGTGACAACCAGAGCAGTCACTTCACCGAAAGTGACAACTAAAGTGACAACTACTACAGCTAAAGCAACAACTACTGCCACCAAAGTGACGACTACTGCTAAAGAGAAAACTACTACAGctgaagaaaaaactgaaaaaactaCTTcatcagatgagaaaactcctaAAGTGACAACTCCCACCCCTAAAAAGCCAGCTCCTAAAGTGACGACTACTGCTTCTAAAGTGACAACCACCACAACCAAAGAAACAACTACTGTTCCAGATGAGACGACTACTGCCCCCAAAGTGACACCGAAGCCTAAAACGACAACTACTGCCCCTAAAGTGATCACACCCAAACCCATAAAGACAACCACTAAGACAAAAGAGACAACCACAAAAGCCAAGGAAACAACCATTGTAACTAAAGAAACAGCTACTCCTTTGGTTCCAACTCCAGATCCTAAAGTAACAAACAAGAAGCCTACAGCTGCACCTCAGAAACCAGAAACTACATCTAAAATCACAACTACAAGTGAAAAGACAACTACCCTGAAGACATCAACAGTAACTGATCTGAATTCTATGCCGCTGGAGGAGGCTACCCCCCAAACCACTCCTGGACCCAACAGAAGGCCAAACTCAGAAATAACAACTTCTCTTACTATACCAGAAGTCACTCCAAAGAATGAAGGTTTGATTTTTGAGCAGGAGAAGCCTTATCTGAATCCTAGACCTCCTGTGTTTTTTCCAATAGGTATCCCAGGTTCTAACATGTATGTGGAAAGGAGACCTGGTCAAGACTTTAGTAACACCCCATTGCTTTCAGGTAATTtaaacaatttgatattcttCTCTATTCTAAATATATTGATGATATGTCTAcgaaattatattatttgaaatgattagttttcaaaatcagaaaaatacaCATTCCATCAGAATAGCCATGAtaagaatcaaaggaaaaatggTAAGGTAGAACATCTGGAAGTGgtttaattttgttatctttgaTAGATTTTGATTTGTCTAGGCTACTTCTAGAGATTATTACCTAAGACTAGGAGATGGGGATTTTTAGgttattctttaaaagaattagGAAACTGGTAATCATGTTTTGGTACTTTGTTTTTTATAGGAAACATTCgagagtaaattatttaactgaGTTTAATACTTTGTCTAACTTAAAAAGTTAAACAtgcaagtaaacaaaaaaaaaataagctcaccaaaactccaaaaagatatttcaaaaagtTTGTTACATAGGCACAAAGGCAGTTCAGTAGATAATTTCAGTCGTCTTGAATTGAAGAACCCTTATTTTCTACCAGCCATTCCTGAAATGTTTCTGGTATCTTGAAGCTGTTCACATTTGAAATGTTTCTCTAGGTAGGCAAGAATCATCAGTTTTTTGAAACCAAGGCACTAAGTACTACAGTGACCATTCAAGTGAGCCAAGAAAGTTCATTGTGAATAATTCTCTTTAAGACACTTACACTTTTTTCATACTGTCCAAAAAAGTTGGCTGAATTTTAAGTCTGTAGACTCTCCTATAAACATTTCatctttttgataaaatatttttgaaaacttcAACCTTACCTGTAAAGGGatgaaactctgagtaggtgcacttggacaaccaagcacttaaagctaattacttattggacaatactattacatatacatattagaatatgcttggaaaatggcccttcctatTATTTTGTGCTGGCTCAAtcgtttgctattttcttctataagaatgtaagatctttgaagGTAGACTATTTTGTTTACTCGTATTTTTAGCATGAGGATTTAACCATGGCACCTGGTACACAATAGGATATAGACTGATCTAATGATTTCATTGGGATAACTCCCTGAAAGAGAATTGTCTCTCCCTATAAAGGTTGGCATTTTTATTGCAGCTAGAGAATGCCTTAGAGTAGAGATGGTCCATAGCCAATGAGTTGAGTTCTTCATGTACAATTTCTATCTACTGTCATGCTGCTTCTAAAAGGtccttaatttgtttttgtttcatccatttattcattcgtTTGCCTTAGCTCTTTCTATTTGACTTCCTTTTGtagtcataatttaaaaaaaaaatctctttaatgtgACTTTTTGTATACATTTCTTCACTGGTAATGTGTTTAGTCTATAATCTGTATTAAAGTTCCTTATTGCCTTAAAATAACCTATAATTATGATTCTTTAGAGATGTTGTTATTCCATGTCTCATATTGGAAATCTGTTGGGTTTAaaaaatatctgttttttttgtttcaggGAAAATACTTGAGTCTTTCAAAACAATGCAAAATTTCCCAAATgtaatctatttttattccttttcaattctgaatCTAATTTATTGTCCATCTGcagaattgaaaaacaaaaacaaaaacaaaaaaataaagattttccaCATTGGGTTAAAGTTTCCTTATAACATTACAAAGTTTttagacttggattcagaaatcATCTGGAAGTCCAATATGCTCATTCACTGGAGGAAATTGAAGTCTAGGAGTTATTTGTCCAAGGCCACATAACCAGAACCTATAGCATCTGACTATTTAAATTCcatgaaaaagctttttaaaaaagcttgtTCTGTTAAATATATGATCATCTTATCATCATTGAATCACAATCCCATCCCTTCTGGTTTGAATTGTTATCTTAAAGCAGAAATTAGGATActtccccccccaaaacaaaacaaaacaaaacaaaaaaacccccactGTATGTAGTAGAATCtagaggaatgaaaaaaaaaagttattttttaatattctccttcccttcttcatccCATTCTCCTACCAATGTATACTTTATACTAATCATTTCAGATGAGACTAACTTATGCAACGGGAAGCCAGTAGATGGACTGACTACTTTGCGCAATGGGACATTAGTTGCATTTAGAGGTGagctgaacattaaaaaaaaaaaaaaatctcttcttacTTTTGACTTTGTGCCATTTATGAGAATACTGCAGCTGTGAAATATTGTCTTGGTTGTGGGGGTGGGATGTTGAATCTACTCATGATACTGCTAGAGTCTGGGACTTTGATACTGTCTTTGTAAAACATGTTGTTTGAAAAATGTAGTTGCTTACccagagactgaaaaaaaataaatgcatttcaaAATACTTGGTCAGATAGGATGTTTCTTTTCCACTCATAAGGTTGGGCCAGTTTCATTTATGTTGACTACTATGACttcaaaatttccatttcctttcttttggaaAGATAACCTTGTTTTTGAGATGTCACTAAATTAAAGCTTGATGCATAgttgtgtgtacacacacacacacacatgaaggTAGGAAGGGAAGTAGATGAGTTGTCCAAGGTCATAGCTAGATGGTTGCAACGCAAATTTCAGTTCTATCATAATCCTATTCCATGTATTTGCATCTCAGTGCTTGCTTCACAGATCCATTAGTTTTTCTGATCTGGGTACTCTT
This window contains:
- the PRG4 gene encoding proteoglycan 4, with product MEWKMLPIHLVVFCLFLIQVSSQDLPSCAGRCGEGYTRDAACNCDYNCQYYMECCPDYKKVCTVELSCKGRCFESFARGRECDCDAACKKYGKCCPDYEDFCEEIHNPTTPPPSPKTPRPSPEAPQTVKSTTKRSPKPPKKRTPDKVVESEEITEEHSISENQESSSSSSSSSSTVRKTKSSKNSAANSALKKKPKAKDSKKKRNPKDKPTPAPPVVEDTGSGLDKPTVAPDTGVPTSRPTQVTTTLKVTTAAPLAASKESKKVTSKETTTEKETSTAAKETTIVTREVTNTDKQTSTTAKEATTSAKETLTTETMTAAKDAKPTTKDPEPTPENPKSTTKDPKPTPKDPKPTPEDPKPTPKDSKPTPKDPKPTPEDPKPTPKNPKPTPEDPKPTPKDPKPTPADPKPTPKDPKPTPADPKPTPKDPKPTPADPKPTPKDSKATPEDPKPTPKDPKATPEDPKPTPEDPKPTPKDPKATPEDPKPTPEDPKPTPEEPKPTPKDPKATPEDPKPTPEDPKPTPKDPKATPEDPKPTPKDSKPTPEDPKPTPEDPKPTPKDPKATPEDPKPTPEDPKPTPKDPKPTPEDPKPTPEDPKPTPKDPKATPEDPKPTPEDPKPTPKDPKATPEDPKPTPKDPKPTPKDPKATPEDPKPTPKDPKPTPEDPKPTPEDSKPTPEDITSVPTTPEVTTVSKDKVTEKDTPATPKVTTASPKVTSTTTKVTTRAVTSPKVTTKVTTTTAKATTTATKVTTTAKEKTTTAEEKTEKTTSSDEKTPKVTTPTPKKPAPKVTTTASKVTTTTTKETTTVPDETTTAPKVTPKPKTTTTAPKVITPKPIKTTTKTKETTTKAKETTIVTKETATPLVPTPDPKVTNKKPTAAPQKPETTSKITTTSEKTTTLKTSTVTDLNSMPLEEATPQTTPGPNRRPNSEITTSLTIPEVTPKNEGLIFEQEKPYLNPRPPVFFPIGIPGSNMYVERRPGQDFSNTPLLSDETNLCNGKPVDGLTTLRNGTLVAFRGHYFWLLNPFTPPSPARRITDVWGIPSPIDTVFTRCNCEGKTFFFKDSYYWRFTNDIKDPGYPKPIAKGFGGLNGKIVAALSIAKYKNRPESVYFFKRGGTIQQYTYQQEPVRKCSGRRSTINYSVYGEPTQIRRRRYERAIIPSQTHTIRISYSPVRVTYQKGFLHNEVKLNTIWRGLPKMVTSAIALPNIRKPDGYDYYAFSKDRYYNIDVPSRTANLITTRSGQTLSNVWYKCP